The DNA segment GATGGAGCAATCCGTTGTTTCCACCTGATAAAATCTCCGAAATAAGAAGCATACAAATTGAATTGGAAAAAAAAGGAATAAAGACATTTGCAACACATATCGGCGCACCTGTTCCTCGAATTGAAAATTATTTTCCTGCGCTTTATGAAAAGACAAATAAAATTCTCGAAAAGCTAACATTAAGCTATGGAAATTTACAGGGGGAGCAAGAACTAAGAGAAGCTTATTCTGCTTTAAGAACCAATGTCTCTTCAAAAAATGTTGTAGTTAACGATGGGGGCGCTTCAAAAAGCATCGGTAACGTTTTACAGTTAATAGTTGATACAAATAAAACTGAAGTTGTAAGACCTGAACCTGGATGGGTAGTATACGACTTTATTATTAATAGCCAATCGGGTTTAGCAGTGCCGGTTAAATTTTTTGATGATTCAGGCAATTTTACTGCTGAAAATCTTGAAACTAAAGTAAACAAGAACACGGCGGCTATACTTGTAACAACACCAGACAATCCTACTGGAAGAGTGATTAATCAAGAAGATTATGAAAAAATTGAAAAAATCGCTGCAAAAAACGATACGTGGATTATACTTGACGAAGTTTACTGGCATCTTAATTTTACTGGCCAAATTAAAGAGTTAATAACTAACTATGAACAAACTATAAGGCTTGACTCTACATCTAAATGGCCAGCTGCCCCGGGCATTGGACTTGGAATTATGATTACACAAGATAATGATTATATAAAAAATAAGTATGGTGTCAGTGCCCTTGAAGCATTAAC comes from the Candidatus Woesearchaeota archaeon genome and includes:
- a CDS encoding pyridoxal phosphate-dependent aminotransferase — protein: MSTRQFSNRWSNPLFPPDKISEIRSIQIELEKKGIKTFATHIGAPVPRIENYFPALYEKTNKILEKLTLSYGNLQGEQELREAYSALRTNVSSKNVVVNDGGASKSIGNVLQLIVDTNKTEVVRPEPGWVVYDFIINSQSGLAVPVKFFDDSGNFTAENLETKVNKNTAAILVTTPDNPTGRVINQEDYEKIEKIAAKNDTWIILDEVYWHLNFTGQIKELITNYEQTIRLDSTSKWPAAPGIGLGIMITQDNDYIKNKYGVSALEALTRINRGQGTIRKPSQAMALAIFNELNENPDLLSKITESQNKRRNAVLEDLKIPLSEIGWKLLGNLDGAIYACFETGINNPEYAKTFLQKTGIAPVPWGSGLIRLCYGAVSLEEIKDMSQIIKHKKDELQNMYNDFRKN